A region from the Populus trichocarpa isolate Nisqually-1 chromosome 18, P.trichocarpa_v4.1, whole genome shotgun sequence genome encodes:
- the LOC7490490 gene encoding protein SMAX1-LIKE 4 codes for MRSGACTVQQTLTTEAASVLKHSLSLARRRGHAQVTPLHVAATLLSSRTSLLRRACLKSQPHQTSHPLQCRALELCFNVALNRLPTTPGPLLHGQPSLSNALIAALKRAQAHQRRGCIEQQQQQPLLTIKVELEQLIVSILDDPSVSRVMREAGFSSTAVKNNIEDSSASSVFQCYSTSGGVFSSPCSPSATETQREVINPTTFWQSHFLTYSSEQNPALFSAQKKVSSNYFTDSGSVKEDIKLVLEVLLRKNGKNVVIVGDCVSVTEGLIGELMGRLERGEVPMQLKQTQFIKFQFAPISLKFMKKQDVEMNLSELKRKVDSLGESGAIIYTGDLKWTVEETFVNGEVSVYSPVDHLVREIGRLLSEYSSSNRKVWLMATASYQTYMKCQMRQPSLETQWALQAVSVPSGGLGLSLHPSSIHDSRIKFSHNPSLVLETKPFINDGKEEEDRFTCCPECNSNYEKEVHSLKSGQQKHLPPWLQPQGTNSIQKDEFVELRRKWNRLCHSLHHQGRQSNLNSTLYSNQSLLGKNFSFASSYPWWPSQNSFFPDSNSISFGDSALKPNYSSSCVPKFRRQQSCHVEFNFVNGTQKNEPGEPNLDSLKNTEGKEVKITLALGNSLFSDIGKLEKGRSGHLCKLLKENVPWQSETIPSIVDALVESKSNEKDTWLLIQGNDTLGKRRLALAIAESVLGSADLLLHLNMRKRDNEVTSYSEMLARALRNQEKLVVFVEDVDLAETRFLKFLADGFESGKFGESSNRREGNASQVIFILTRGDSIIYEDRKMDDSVIQMTLKVNEIRNASFGTPNNDHKRKAEWEISGKSKSPRVDEKENASWFPDENGNKKKDFSRQSSFNTLDLNLKADEDDESEGKPGEFSPISSDLTRETSSDQLSPKGLLDMIKNRFVFDRNQAQDIEMTEVLSSKIKRNVNEVFGDQNGVYFSIEERVLGEVLEGSGSFVNSQFEKWLKGIFQTSLKTVKLGGKEEGIGVRLCFGFTSDRVFEDGFMGTCLPKKIQVSFMD; via the exons ATGCGCTCAGGAGCTTGTACGGTCCAGCAGACCCTCACAACAGAGGCTGCTTCAGTATTGAAGCACTCTCTTAGCTTGGCAAGGAGGAGAGGCCATGCTCAGGTCACTCCTTTGCATGTAGCTGCAACCTTGCTGAGCTCAAGAACTAGTCTTTTGAGAAGGGCTTGTCTTAAATCACAGCCTCATCAAACTTCGCATCCTCTTCAATGCAGAGCTCTTGAGCTTTGCTTTAATGTTGCACTAAACAGACTCCCAACAACTCCTGGTCCTTTACTTCATGGCCAGCCATCTTTGTCCAATGCTTTGATTGCAGCCCTCAAAAGAGCACAAGCACATCAAAGAAGGGGTTGCATagagcagcagcaacaacaacctCTTTTGACTATTAAGGTTGAGCTTGAACAGCTTATCGTATCCATCTTAGATGACCCTAGTGTTAGTAGGGTTATGAGAGAGGCTGGGTTCTCTAGCACTGCAGTCAAAAACAATATAGAGGACTCTTCAGCTTCTTCCGTGTTTCAGTGTTATAGTACTTCTGGTGGGGTTTTCTCTTCACCTTGTTCACCTTCTGCTACTGAAACTCAAAGAGAAGTCATTAACCCTACTACCTTTTGGCAAAGCCATTTCTTGACTTACTCTTCTGAGCAAAACCCAGCTCTTTTTTCAGCGCAAAAGAAAGTTTCAAGCAACTATTTCACAGATTCTGGTTCTGTGAAGGAAGATATCAAGTTGGTTTTGGAGGTTTTATTGAGAAAGAATGGAAAGAATGTTGTGATAGTTGGTGACTGTGTATCTGTAACTGAAGGTCTTATTGGAGAGTTGATGGGAAGGTTAGAAAGAGGAGAGGTTCCAATGCAATTGAAACAAACTCAGTTTATCAAGTTTCAGTTTGCACCAATTTCTTTGAAGTTCATGAAGAAACAAGATGTGGAAATGAATCTCTcagaactgaaaagaaaagtggATTCTCTTGGTGAAAGTGGGGCCATTATCTATACAGGAGACCTGAAATGGACTGTTGAAGAAACTTTTGTTAATGGAGAGGTATCTGTTTATAGTCCAGTTGATCATCTAGTCAGAGAAATCGGCAGGCTACTCTCTGAATATAGTAGCTCAAACAGAAAAGTATGGTTAATGGCAACTGCAAGTTACCAAACATACATGAAGTGTCAGATGAGACAACCTTCTCTTGAGACTCAATGGGCACTTCAAGCTGTCTCAGTTCCTTCAGGTGGACTTGGTTTGAGCCTCCATCCATCCAG CATCCATGATTCAAGGATAAAGTTCTCCCATAACCCATCTCTAGTCCTGGAAACAAAGCCATTCATTAATGATGGCAAGGAGGAAGAGGATAGATTCACTTGCTGTCCAGAATGCAACTCTAATTATGAGAAAGAAGTTCATTCACTCAAATCAGGACAGCAGAAACATTTGCCTCCTTGGCTTCAGCCACAAGGCACAAATTCCATTCAAAAG gATGAATTTGTTGAGTTGAGGAGAAAATGGAACAGATTGTGCCACAGCCTACACCACCAAGGAAGACAGAGCAACTTGAACTCAACTTTGTATAGCAATCAAAGCCTGCTTGGAAAAAATTTCTCGTTTGCTTCATCATATCCTTGGTGGCCAAGCCAAAACAGCTTCTTTCCAGATTCAAATTCAATCTCCTTCGGAGATTCGGCTTTGAAGCCTAACTACAGCTCCAGTTGTGTGCCTAAATTTAGAAGACAACAGTCGTGCCATGTTGAGTTCAACTTCGTTAATGGTACTCAGAAGAATGAACCAGGTGAACCAAACTTGGATTCTCTAAAGAATACTGAAGGCAAGGAAGTAAAAATCACCCTTGCTCTTGGGAATTCTTTGTTTTCTGATATAGGCAAACTGGAGAAGGGGAGAAGTGGTCATTTGTGCAAGTTGCTGAAAGAGAATGTGCCTTGGCAATCTGAAACCATTCCTTCAATAGTGGATGCTTTGGTTGAATCCAAGTCAAATGAAAAAGACACCTGGTTACTGATTCAAGGGAATGACACGTTGGGAAAGAGAAGATTGGCACTCGCAATTGCCGAGTCTGTATTAGGCTCTGCTGATTTGTTGCTACACTTGAACATGAGGAAAAGAGATAACGAGGTGACCTCATATTCCGAGATGCTTGCAAGAGccttaagaaaccaagaaaaacttGTTGTTTTTGTGGAAGATGTTGATTTGGCTGAGACGCGGTTCTTGAAATTCCTTGCTGATGGATTTGAAAGTGGAAAATTTGGAGAATCAAGTAATAGAAGAGAGGGAAATGCCAGCcaagtaatatttattttgactaGGGGTGACTCCATCATTTATGAAGACAGGAAGATGGATGATTCTGTTATCCAGATGACACTGAAGGtgaatgaaataagaaatgcTAGTTTTGGAACACCCAACAATGACCACAAGAGAAAAGCTGAGTGGGAGATTTCAGGCAAGTCTAAGTCTCCAAGAGTCGATGAAAAGGAAAATGCATCTTGGTTTCCTGATGAGAAtggaaacaagaagaaagactTCTCAAGGCAGTCAAGTTTCAACACCCTTGATCTCAACCTGAAGGCCGATGAGGATGACGAAAGCGAGGGAAAACCAGGGGAATTCAGCCCCATTTCAAGTGATCTGACTCGTGAGACCTCATCTGATCAGCTTAGTCCAAAGGGGCTTCTTGATATGATCAAGAACCGTTTTGTTTTCGATCGAAATCAGGCTCAGGATATAGAGATGACAGAGGTTTTGTCATCCAAGATCAAGAGAAATGTTAATGAGGTTTTTGGGGATCAAAATGGGGTATACTTTAGCATTGAAGAGAGGGTATTAGGGGAGGTATTAGAAGGGTCGGGTTCTTTTGTGAATAGTCAGTTTGAGAAATGGCTAAAAGGCATCTTTCAAACAAGCTTGAAAACAGTTAAATTGGGTGGGAAAGAAGAGGGTATAGGTGTTAGGCTTTGTTTTGGATTCACTAGTGATAGAGTTTTTGAGGATGGGTTCATGGGTACATGTCTCCCCAAGAAAATCCAAGTCTCTTTCATGGACTGA